In the genome of Botrytis cinerea B05.10 chromosome 13, complete sequence, one region contains:
- the Bcrat1 gene encoding Bcrat1, with the protein MGVPALFRWLTKQYPKIVSPVIEEQPREIDGQIIPIDIRGPNPNGEECDNLYLDMNGIVHPCSHPEDRPPPKDEEEMMLEIFKYTDRVVNMVRPRKLLMIAIDGVAPRAKMNQQRSRRFRSAQEAKEKAEDKAELLKMLKSQGSHIEETEVKKAWDSNEITPGTPFMDILALSLRYWIAYKLNTDPAWAKMKVIISDSTVPGEGEHKIMEFVRSQRSSPDHNPNTRHVMYGLDADLIMLGLATHEPHFRILREDVFFNDGKPRTCKLCGQHGHEARECKGMYKIKDGEFDEKASAPTLKPFIWLHVSVLREYLAAEMYVPSQPFRFDLERALDDWVFMCFFVGNDFLPHLPSLEIREDGINTLIAIWRDNIPYMGGYLTKDGHVDLERAQFILDGLAKQEDAIFRKRRKNEENFQKKRKLNNERNARGRGNNGGPQDSPYNGRQPPGGAAPTGLPLFTPGVANKEAKAMTHDMVMNRGAAYKASIANKSAAAALKEMMNGKSADDNGKPKADDTSAESPATALGKRKAELIEDDDSSTPGRNTPTSGTPGTPTTPGDDLPPDTVRLWEDGYADRYYEQKFNRDPKDIEFRHEVGRAYVEGLAWVLLYYFQGCPSWDWYYPYHYAPFAADFANLKDMKIDFQKGRIFRPFEQLMGVLPAASRQAIPEQFHHLMTNEDSEIIDFYPEDFVVDLNGKKFAWQGVALLPFIDSERLLDAMAKVYPTLPEDVSARNGLGRDVLLVSEAHHDLYDEITSKFYSKKQDAPHMKLNPKVSEGLTGRIEKNEDYLPYSSLAFPLDSDAMPSLDEDRSIRVHYEMPKSNHIHKSMLLVGVDFGKPALNQSDIEMTKSRASRSGRNHGGVPLQGDGRGRNQFNYGSGNNNRGNGNRYNGPGTTAPRYNNQSYGSQNNYNNYNQPPPPPGWQPPPPGAGGFARGPPPPPPGSYGAYPPPPPPPGYGGYNNYNNYGGRR; encoded by the exons ATGGGTGTTCCAGCACTCTTTAGATGGCTG ACCAAGCAATATCCCAAGATTGTATCGCCTGTCATTGAAGAGCAGCCACGCGAAATAGATGGGCAAATTATTCCTATTGATATCAGGGGACCCAATCCTAATGGAGAGGAATGCGACAACCTTTATTTGGACATGAACGGAATTGTTCACCCTTGTA GTCATCCGGAAGATCGCCCTCCACCcaaagatgaggaggaaatgATGTTGGAAATCTTCAAGTACACGGATCGAGTAGTTAACATGGTGCGACCCAGGAAACTCTTGATGATTGCTATTGACGGAGTAGCGCCCCGTGCCAAGATGAATCAACAACGCTCTCGTCGATTTCGTTCTGCGCAAGAGGCAAAAGAGAAGGCAGAGGATAAGGCAGAGTTGCTCAAGATGTTGAAATCCCAAGGTAGCCATATCGAAGAGACGGAAGTCAAGAAGGCTTGGGATTCCAACGAAATCACACCGGGAACTCCGTTCATGGATATTTTGGCCCTTAGTCTCAGATATTGGATTGCGTACAAACTCAACACTGACCCCGCTTGGGCAAAGATGAAAGTCATCATCTCAGATTCTACCGTCCCAGGAGAGGGTGAACACAAAATCATGGAATTTGTTCGATCCCAAAGATCTTCTCCTGATCACAATCCCAATACCCGTCATGTCATGTATGGATTAGATGCCGACTTGATCATGTTGGGTCTTGCAACGCATGAACCTCATTTTCGTATATTGAGAGAAGATGTTTTCTTCAATGATGGAAAGCCAAGGACCTGTAAATTATGCGGCCAACACGGGCATGAAGCTCGAGAATGCAAAGGCATGTACAAGATAAAGGATGGTGAGTTTGATGAAAAGGCTAGCGCCCCTACTCTCAAACCATTTATTTGGCTCCACGTCTCAGTTCTTCGAGAATATCTAGCTGCAGAGATGTATGTTCCTAGCCAACCCTTCAGATTCGATCTTGAAAGAGCTCTAGACGACTGGGTTTTTATGTGTTTCTTTGTCGGAAATGATTTCTTACCTCATCTTCCTAGTCTCGAAATTCGAGAGGATGGTATTAATACTTTGATTGCCATCTGGCGTGATAATATTCCATACATGGGTGGTTATCTGACTAAAGACGGTCATGTAGACCTCGAAAGGGCCCAATTCATCCTCGATGGATTGGCCAAGCAAGAGGATGCCATCttcagaaaaagaagaaagaacgAAGAGAATTTCCAAAAGAAGCGCAAGCTCAACAATGAGCGAAATGCTCGTGGCCGTGGAAATAACGGTGGTCCACAGGATTCGCCATATAACGGTAGACAGCCTCCTGGTGGAGCTGCTCCGACCGGCTTACCACTGTTCACTCCAGGCGTCGCCAACAAGGAAGCCAAGGCCATGACCCATGATATGGTGATGAACCGAGGTGCTGCTTACAAGGCCAGTATCGCTAACAAAAGTGCGGCTGCAGCCCTGAaggaaatgatgaatggCAAGTCAGCTGATGATAACGGTAAGCCTAAAGCCGACGATACGTCGGCGGAATCACCAGCAACCGCACTGGGAAAACGTAAAGCAGAGCTCATTGAGGATGATGACAGTAGCACACCAGGACGCAATACACCCACTTCTGGGACACCAGGAACCCCAACAACACCTGGAGACGACCTTCCCCCTGACACCGTCAGACTATGGGAAGATGGATACGCTGATAGATACTATGAGCAGAAGTTCAACAGAGATCCTAAGGATATCGAGTTTCGTCATGAGGTTGGCAGAGCCTATGTGGAAGGATTGGCATGGGTTTTGCTATACTATTTCCAAGGGTGTCCATCTTGGGATTGGTATTACCCTTACCATTATGCTCCTTTTGCCGCAGATTTTGCCAATCTTAAGGATATGAAAATCGATTTCCAGAAAGGAAGAATTTTCAGACCATTTGAACAACTTATGGGAGTCCTTCCAGCAGCTTCAAGACAAGCTATTCCGGAGCAATTTCATCATCTAATGACCAATGAAGATAGCgagattattgatttctatcCCGAGGATTTTGTAGTTGATTTGAACGGTAAGAAATTCGCTTGGCAAGGCGTTGCTCTATTGCCATTCATTGATTCGGAGCGATTACTCGATGCAATGGCTAAGGTATATCCCACACTACCCGAGGACGTTTCGGCTCGCAATGGCCTTGGAAGAGATGTTCTCCTAGTCTCGGAAGCTCATCATGATCTCTATGATGAGATTACCAGCAAATTCTATTCAAAGAAACAAGATGCACCTCATATGAAACTGAACCCCAAGGTCAGTGAAGGTTTGACAGGACGGATTGAGAAGAACGAGGATTACCTTCCATACAGCTCTTTGGCGTTCCCGTTGGACAGTGATGCCATGCCAAGCCTTGATGAAGATCGATCAATACG TGTACATTATGAGATGCCCAAGTCTAACCACATTCATAAGTCTATGTTATTAGTAGGAGTCGATTTCGGCAAACCGGCACTCAATCAGAGCGATATCGAAATGACAAAAAGCAGGGCATCTAGATCAGGTCGAAATCATGGTGGAGTGCCGTTACAAGGTGATGGAAGAGGTCGCAACCAATTCAACTATGGTTCTGGCAACAACAATCGCGGCAATGGCAATCGTTACAATGGTCCAGGAACGACAGCACCTAGATATAACAACCAATCTTATGGTTCTCAAAACAATTACAACAACTACAATCAACCGCCGCCTCCACCAGGCTGGCAACCACCTCCGCCCGGAGCTGGAGGGTTTGCTCGTGGACCTCCTCCCCCACCACCAGGTTCATACGGTGCctatccaccaccaccacctccacccgGATATGGAGGTTATAACAATTACAACAATTACGGTGGAAGACGTTAA